The Nocardioides zeae genome includes the window GCCCGCAGGCGGCGATCTGGGCGCGGGTCGCCAGACCGCCGCAGCGGGCGACGCGCTCGGCAGGGCTGAGATCGGCCATGCGCTCAGCCTCGCCCGGACTCGACCCCTGTGCGATCGGTCATCCACAGGGGTGGGGAGGACGCGCCACGCGGAAAACAGGTGGCCCGAGCGGCCGAACCCGGCGTCTGGCGACGCGTTCTCCGCCGTTGTGAACAGAGCCTCCAGGAACGGCAAACGGCCCGCCCTCCCGGTGGGGAGGACGGGCCATGCACGCACCGGCTCAGAAGCCCAGGTCGCGCCCGATCAGCTCCTTCATGATCTCGTTCGAGCCCGCCCAGATCTTCGAGACGCGGGCGTCGCGCCAGGCGCGCGCCACGCGGTACTCGTTCATGAAGCCGTAGCCACCGTGCAGCTGGACGCAGTGGTCGAGCACGTCGTTCTGGATCTCGCTCGTCCACCACTTCGCCTTGGCGGCGTCGACCGGGGTGAGCTCTCCCTTCGCGTGGGCGACGACGCACTGGTCGAGGAACGCCTCGCTGACCTCGATCTTGGTGACGAGCTCCGCCAGCAGGAACTTGGAGTGCTGGAACTGACCGATGGACTGGCCGAACGCCTTGCGGTCCTTCGCGTACTGGATCGTCTCCAGCAGGATCTGCTTCGCGTGGGCGATGTTGGACACCGCGCAGCCGAGGCGCTCCTGCGGCAGCTTCTGCATCATGTGGATGAAGCCGCCGTCGAGCTCGCCGACGATGTGGTCGTCACCGAGCCGCACGTTCTCGAAGAACAGCTCGGCCGTGTCGGACTCGTCCTGGCCGACCTTGTCGAGCTTCCGGCCACGGCTGAAGCCTTCCGCCGCCGCGGGGATCGCGAACAGCGTGATGCCCCGCGCCTTCTTCTCCGGGCTGGTGCGGACGGCCGTCAGCACGATGTCCGCGGAGTAGCCGTTGGTGATGAACGTCTTGGAACCGTTGATGACCCACTCGTCGCCGTCGCGCACCGCGGTGGTCTTGAGCGCGGCCAGGTCCGAGCCGCCGGAGGGCTCGGTCATGCCGATCGCGAGGAGGATCTCGCCCGCGGCGACACCCGGGAGCCAGCGCTGCTTCTGCTCCTCGGTGCCGAGCGCGACGATGTAGGGCGCCGTGATGTCGGCGTGGATGCCCCAGCACGAGCCGAGCGCGGCGTTGACCTTGCTCAGCTCCTCGCCCATGACGGCGTTGAAGCGGTAGTCGCCGGCGCCCGCGCCGCCGTACTCCTCCGGGATCTCGAGACCGAGGAACCCCTGCTTGCCCGCCTCGAGCCAGAACTCGCGCGGGATTCCCTTCTTCTCGGCGTAGGTCTCCACCTCGGGGATGACCGAACGCTCCAGGAACTCCCGCACCGAGCTGCGGAACGCCTCGTGGTCCTCGTCGTAGATCTCACGCTTCACGAAACGTGAGGCTACCTACCGGTAACTCGGCTGTCATCAGCGGCGTCCGTGAGGCCCTCGTCACAGGATCTCGTCACAGGCCCTCGGCCCGGCGGCCGGCGTCCTCCACCGCGGTGACCGTGCCGGCGAGCAGGCCGAACACCTCGTCGACGCCCGCCGCCACCCGGGTGGCGATCCGGCCGTCGACCCCGACGAGGACGGCGGCGGGCGTCCCCGGCACGCCGAGCGCCGCGGCCGTCCCACCGGCTCCGAGCGCGAGTATCGGCTCCAGCTCGGGGAAGTCGCGCAGTATCGCGTCCCGGTCCGCCGAGGTCACGACGAGGATCCGCGCACCCCGGCCGAGGGCGTCCTGCCAGGCCGGCAGCTCGGCCAGCACCTCGCGGCAGGTGCCGCACGTCGGGCTCGCCAGCACGAGGAGGAGGCCGCGCTCGCCCACGAGGTGCCGCAGGCTCCGCACCTGCCCGCCCGCCAGCACGACCTCGACGTCGGGGACCGGCGCACCGGTGCGGTCGGGGATGCCGTTCACGTCGACGGGGTACGCCGCGGCGCCGTCCTCGTCCGGCACCACGGGCCCGGCCGGCGGTGTCGCCACCCGGGCACGGGCGGCGGCCAGCGCCGTGGTCAGCACGAGCACGAGCCCGAGGAGCGCGGCACCGAGCAGCCCCAGGACGACGTCGGGCGTCGCCTCCCGGGCCACCGCCCGCACCAGCCCGCCCTCCCCCACGACGAGCGCGACGACGGCGAGCGCCGCGAGCCCGGCCGTGCGGACGACGGCCAACCCCGTCACGGGCTCGGTCGACCAGGCCCCGAAGCACCCGCAGGAAGCGCCGTCGGCCCGGCGGGCCGCCCGGGCGAGGACCACCGCGAACGCGGTCAGCAGGAGCACGGCACCGGAGGCGGCCACCGTGGCGGCCGGGTCCGGCAGCAGGAGCCCGACGGCGAGGGCGACCTCCGCGCCCGCGAGCACGTACGGCGCGGCCCACCACTCCCGCCACGACGCCGGCGCGAGGGATCTCCACCCGACGCGGGCCGCGTCGGGATCGCGCACCTTCGCGAACGCAGCGACCGCCAGCACCCCCACGAGGGTGCTGGCGGTCGCGACGTGCAGTGCGGCGCTCGG containing:
- a CDS encoding acyl-CoA dehydrogenase family protein; this encodes MKREIYDEDHEAFRSSVREFLERSVIPEVETYAEKKGIPREFWLEAGKQGFLGLEIPEEYGGAGAGDYRFNAVMGEELSKVNAALGSCWGIHADITAPYIVALGTEEQKQRWLPGVAAGEILLAIGMTEPSGGSDLAALKTTAVRDGDEWVINGSKTFITNGYSADIVLTAVRTSPEKKARGITLFAIPAAAEGFSRGRKLDKVGQDESDTAELFFENVRLGDDHIVGELDGGFIHMMQKLPQERLGCAVSNIAHAKQILLETIQYAKDRKAFGQSIGQFQHSKFLLAELVTKIEVSEAFLDQCVVAHAKGELTPVDAAKAKWWTSEIQNDVLDHCVQLHGGYGFMNEYRVARAWRDARVSKIWAGSNEIMKELIGRDLGF
- a CDS encoding TlpA family protein disulfide reductase, whose amino-acid sequence is MPSAALHVATASTLVGVLAVAAFAKVRDPDAARVGWRSLAPASWREWWAAPYVLAGAEVALAVGLLLPDPAATVAASGAVLLLTAFAVVLARAARRADGASCGCFGAWSTEPVTGLAVVRTAGLAALAVVALVVGEGGLVRAVAREATPDVVLGLLGAALLGLVLVLTTALAAARARVATPPAGPVVPDEDGAAAYPVDVNGIPDRTGAPVPDVEVVLAGGQVRSLRHLVGERGLLLVLASPTCGTCREVLAELPAWQDALGRGARILVVTSADRDAILRDFPELEPILALGAGGTAAALGVPGTPAAVLVGVDGRIATRVAAGVDEVFGLLAGTVTAVEDAGRRAEGL